ttccaaaacatatttaatgcaTAGAAGTgactaaataaaagtatatatgtagagaataagtttttatacaaatttaaactcTTAAAAGTATATACTGTCTTATCTTACCAAAAAGGTTAAATATAGAGCTAATATAAGGTTCACTTGAgaagtaaataattacattataattgctCCAAcctaaagtatattaatttattttatagcatcTTGTGGACTGCcacaaatctttttttaatactaagctttttttaatttcatgtgTATAcatgaaattcaaatattcttgtattataGTCAACATACCCTAATAAAGAAATTGTCCTGTTCAACCTCTTCATGCAATTCAATTGCTAAACTTGCCCCATATTCTGGCTCTAAAAGTTCTTCGAAACCTAAAGCACGCCATAGAGACACAACATTAACATCATGGCCAGAATAAATGTACAAAGATCTGTCAATGTTAATATGGTTCACACTTTCTTGTAGGTACTGTTTTATTTCACCAAGTAGTGGacctgtaaaatttaaataattaatttcaaaatttatattacaatctttataataataattctttatctatattctatgaaaaatattaatataaaaaacatatttatatacagaaatttaatataatgattttattaatatataggtatatatacttTAGATACATACACactttagtattaatattaataacttaccGGTATGAAACTTTTGCAGAGTCGAATTGTAAGAAAGCAAAGCCAAACTAAGCATAAATGGAACCTTCATTTTGTgaggaaaaacatttttagtccACTCGGGAAGTTTCAAGCCAGCTTCCTGCTGCGTTTGTAGAGTGCTGTAAAGGAAGTCCACATCCAATACACTTCGCATggtttgatttgtatatttacttaagTAGTCAAAGATTTCTGTAAATTTTGGATCAGCATTTTTCTCATCTAACAACTCATTGTACATTGCTTTCCACACTTTACAAGGCTTTGTGGCTGCTACAACCTGTAAgtgtatttgataatattatatcatacatgtatacaatatatacaatatacaatttttaaatacatatattttgttaaaaatatttaattacaatagtcTACTCACATTATCAAGATGTCTCGGTAATGAATGTACGGGGATTGGTTGCCAAGCTAACTCAGGGTGCCACATCTGTCTTTCGGAAGGGGGAAATAGGCCAGCCAGAAAAGTGTATGCACTCATCATACACCTGGACTTGTCACTGCTCTTTATATATACTTCTTTCTCATAGTATTCTTCAGGTATGAAGTTAGCATAATAGTTGCGGTATTTTTTACCCAATTCATACAACTGCAGTTTACCTGCCTATGAAAATACAATTGATGTAAATTTCTACCTTTGtaaatttgattgaaattaataatttctttcattttcaaataaaattgatattatgttatacataggtaaatgttaaaatttaacttacatTTGTTAGACTGCCAAGTCCATCAGGCCATTGATAATTTTTGAAAGGATCGCTTTTATATGTTGTAACTGGTGTCCTAGCTCCATGTCGAAAGAACTAAACAGTGGTATTATTAGTAGCTTTGcaaacagtaaaaaatatatttttataaatagaggAAAATAGTAAAACTTACAATAATAACTAGGCGTAATGTTTTCGATTCGTAAGGCAGAGTTTCACTCAATACACAGTAGCCAAGTAAGCAACTTAAGACGGCGAGTCCAAGCACGATAACTGCTGTAGTCGTTGATTTCTTTGGAATTGGGTGACAGGAAACCTCCTTAGGTGAGCTGGATCGTCGCCAAGTATCATCGTTTTCGTACTCCATTGATACTCAATATTTAGTACTATGTTGTCAATAGCTTTgttcaatactttttattacgaAACATAGATGTTTTTGTTGAAAAAACATACAGTTTTCAAATTTGTTAGGAAATAGGAATtaacaacttttttataaagattctttaaaaatattaatattgtttatcatttttaaaataatattttattaattgcaatttGCAATCTAACTAGAAAGAAAATAATCAGACTGCAGAGTGTTTATCAAGAAActgacaatttgttttttttttatgttaaggttgccaaataatatttttaactcaatTGCAGTTAATGATATAATCGAGAACTAAACAATTTaggatttgaaataaaatatcgtaaattgtataattattccAATTTGGACACTAATAAAGGGAGTGCAAAAAAGCTCAATacgatagaaataataatacccTTTTGCgccaaaaaaatgtttactcaaAAGTTACACTTAAATTCAATCTTAAAATACTACTCTCATCTCATCTTCAAAGAAGTACTTCTGAATCTTTAGAATGTAATCATTCAAATGTACATATGAACATTAACATAAAGTATTCGTTTTGGCATTCTTTCTACGCATGGACGATATccgatttaatttattcaacttcaacagattaaatattagTGATGACATCCGATTTCAGTTGTCACCCtgtctttgtttaactttacattGTACGATatgtgagaaagagatgaaacgaatataatatCGAAATCGACTTAACAAATGGGTTATTGTTAAGTTAAAGAGAGATAGGGCGAATATTTCATGAGATTAATGTTATCATACTTTGAATGCTTTGACGTACCAAAACgatattcatagtttttttagaTACAGTGAAAACGGGTAGTCGTCAACATCAAATCGATGACAACTGATATTCCGACGACAGCCGATTTTAGATTAATTTCGATATATCGGACACATGCCTAATTCTTTCTGATGTTCTCCTCCGCATAAAAgttttgatttcaatatttcgtattaatttatattatataattttcataacaaGTTGTGAATGTATAATTTTTGGAAACCGCCACCATAGCTATGAAATGGCAACATCACAACCTGTTATACAGTTAACATAAcagttaatagaaatatttttatttactttcactACGACTTACTACTACCAAATTACTAATGTCCAGTATACCGAGTATACCTTTGTAACATAAATACTCTACGCCTATATAGTCTGACTGTACCGTACTGTACTTTTATTAGAACATCTAAAAGTTttgaataaacttttatatttgtttaaatatataaaatacgtttgaagaaaactttaatatattttaaaagttatacatttttaacaatgcCTATTTTTAGTGGACGTTGTTACAGTAACGTTAAACTAGCCGGAAAAACAGCCGTAGTTACAGGTTGTAATACTGGTATTGGAAAAGAAACTGTACTGGATTTTTATAAAAGAGGTAACataagttattgtttatttgcattatttgaatatttttagtcGTTCGTTGTTtagtttgttattaataaaaaaaatgttgtatgttGTTGTATCCAGTTAGTTTAGTAGCCTTTTGGTCAAGTTTCTTACAAGAAAAGATCGTGGGTTCGAATCCAGGTTGGCTCAATAAAAGTTAGTTTGTTTTCCCTTAAGAAAATATCAGGGAAAAGATAAatttaggtaattttttttaaagaattattattgaataaaatttaattataggtGCTAGAGTTATTATGGCATGTAGGAGTCAGGAAAAAGCAGAAGCCACGAAGGttgaaattgaacaaaaatgtaAGGATTTGTCTGAAAAGGGtgatttaataatagaaaaatgtgACTTGTCATCCCTGAATTCAGTTAGAcaattttcaaagaaaattttgGACAGCGAGGCACAGATAAACATTCTGGTGAATAATGCAGGAGTTATGATGTGCCCAAAGGGCTACACAGAAGACGGGTTTGAAACACAATTTGGTACCAATCACTTGGCACATTTTTTGCTAACAATGTTGCTTATACCGCGTATAAAAAATAGCACACCAGCAAGAATTGTAACTGTTTCTTCCAAAGCTCATACTAGTAAGTAAACTTgtcagactttttttttattgatagcataaaacaaaaatttcaacttctaatgtaatataaagtaCAAAGTTTAATACAAACACACAGTTTAATAGAAATCAAGGTCTAAAAAAAACCTATGTGCGGAAACTAGCACTCTACCACAAATGGGATTACttgaaactattatatttttaaaatcatatttttttttaggatatGGAATTAATTTTGATGATTTGAACTATGAAAAAAGACAATACAGTGCAGCAGAGGCATATTCACAAAGCAAACTTGCAAATGTATTGTTTTCTAGAGAACTAGCAGCTAAATTAAAGGTAGTATATgtgaacaaaattatatttgtattaataattagaaaatatttaactttaaccaAGCCCATCTGGTAAGTTACCATTCActtaacagatattctaccccaaAACTgcaataactaatattattgtgtttcgttTTAAAGGCTGAGTAAGCCAGGTTGGTAGCATATTAGCAATGtgatgaatgattaatatttcttacagcactaatgtctaagtgtggtggtgaccatttaccatcggCCGGTGCATTTGTCTGTCCacctagttatattttaaaaatatatatatttatatttttctaattcaccatttgaaaaaagaaaatattttgaattgttgACTAACAAActctgttatatttaattttacattattttagttaacagattctaaatttaaaatgatgtattatttttaaaggagaATAATATAATGGGAATAAACACATACAGCCTACATCCTGGAGTAATAAGAACAGAACTAGGTCGTCATTTAGATGAGGTTTTGTTCAAGGGATCAAGAAGAATGATAGGCTTTGTATTATATCCTTTCATGAAGACTCCGGAGCAAGGTGCCCAGACAACTATTTATTGCTCTGTAGATGAAAAATGTGCTAATGAAACTGGTTTATACTacaggtattttttataaaaactttttgcatTTCTcgtgtgtaaaattttattatgtaatgcaATGCTTATTTATGGTTCTTTTACTTCatgttaagtaaattatttaatttgtttacagtGATTGTGAAGTCACAAATCCAGACAGAAAAGCACTCAATGATGAACATGCCAAAATGTTGTGGGAGAAGTCTATGGAACTTGTTAAGTTAAATGATTACAACCCTTTTACAGCAAGTGACCCTGGAATaaccagaaaataattattttattatgtactagAAACATATAACATTATTCTTTTACATAATCCAAAAATCATAAGAAGCAACAATgcatttatactaatttaatcttataattctttatattatttaatattattataaaactaacttattgttaaataaattattatttaaaagtggtctttttttattttaccaatggatgttatttttaaatattagttaaattcaaAAAGTCATTTGTGCAGGTCTCAAGACAAATCTGGTCCTGTTAACTTTCTCTtttgaaatattgattttaagtaGGACTAGCCCCGAAGCTTGATTCCGTGTTTTAGAAGGTtgtgttgtttttataatcCAATCCAAGGTATTGCCATATTTTTGGAAAATGGTACATTATAAATCGGTGATCTTTCTCCATAAGTgcatatactaaaaatatttaaagtaagttaaattaaagttcaCGAAATAGTAAAAAGGCAATAAAgtgtataacataattaatatatacctaatatcagttggtatatttatacaattaaagagCAAAAACTTAGGCGAAGATTTTATTCCCAGGAGGTAAACTAAATTTTAGTTTACCTTTAAGTAAGTTAAACAAACACTTAATAACTTGAGTAATTTTtcttaagaggactacaagagctaagtgcccttgagaatcgcacgcacacacttacaaaatcgacaaaaacggcaagcccgtgaactaagggtgaagcgaggtaacgaggttacgcccaaatattctaatagatggcgccaaaccgagcgaagtaagatcaatcataaatctcataaaaaatagataggacaacagaattgtttttatttctttcgatgttagttaacaatgTAATGtagtaacatatagcgtagtgtttgttcgttttattaatatcggttcacaaagaaaaaaaaaaatatattcaattaaaaaaaaaacatctaaatatttacaagaaaaaaatgtcgtcaagtcgatttggttgaatcattggtcaactaggttaatcatactaggtttaattataaatctcataaaaatagataggatattagaattatttgtattgctttggactgttattcgaaaatgattaaaaaataaaactgatttaattaaacttaaaatatttggatttggtactacaaaaaaaaaaaacatttagtgttaatttttttattaaaatcttttatttaatttcacttgtatgtataaatgtatgtacgtatgtcctgaaatcttgcaatcaatattacacctacttccattgaagctatggagctgaaagttggcacacatatttagtctcgatgacaatccacgattcatgaattgcttccattttcaatccaatatggcggacgttactaaaaattacaatttttgaattacgtacaaatgacacttctaaatattctagttctctggttcacaacagctacatttttttttatacgactttactttttttttattattaaaattagtttatacataactttaattcctattataaacaaaatcgataaaattaaactcttacgcaatataaatagcttccgtgttattgttttcgactttctttattctgtaaaaaataaatatatgttagtaattatatttttatttatcataaacgtatgtatttaaaaaatatgtatctaaatatgccccatagtacttttaatgaaaaatatcaaattgcttcgagttcatggggatcgaacgtagtcactctcaattgattttttccttacttttaccaaatactctatcataacatttgaagaacagctcgaaaaatctgattctatgcgaactgattgcacattttttctaatagatgttttcaatattcataatttataaaaaaaaaatatgtttactaaaaaaatactcttaccttttaatatcgttcatatgtatgttcggcgcttaatttatataaacgtttttagttttcctcacgcgtttcacttcatttcccatatttacacaattaaaatttatgacaaataatataataaaaaacaaatgcctaattactactacattattttaacttaatatatttatctataagaaagaataatatttattataagaaaacatgaatttacaattaaaattacaaaaaaatatctcgtaacgtaatgatgctcgtaacgaaaagatcgacacgtctgtatagcatcaggcctcggccggcaatgtctgtacacggcgtttacgcacacatgcgtacgaattttgatcgaaaataagaatatctgatttaaaaaacatctattgattttattaaaaaagtgacgcagaggttaagtaatatattgcttgtagaataatctgacaaaaaaccagaattattgaatgtatataagtatagttattatttattaaaagatttgtttagaggtaactttgtgatttttttctatcgaaccaaattaattacatcatgttttcaaaatagcaaataactagcatgtatcctgaagattgtcatatattttttttatttagtttactgcattggatcatatacttttttgcattataaaacttgcatttagctcatgtagtccccttaagaggtgtaatttaatatagtaaacattattagaaaaaaaattatcatataatattatatttccaatagtgacaaaactaaattaataaaagtaatcattTTCTTCAAAGGGAGTCTTCCGAGAAAACGTCTTAGACAAATTTCGAAGTATAGTCCGATTTTTGAATGTGCCACTAGCGGGTTTTTCACAGAAGAACATAGATGGAATGTCGCAATTCCCAGTGGCTAGCAATCCACTTCGCTTAAAGCCTCCACAACGCTCCTCGTCGGTTGATGTAATGTTATTTGGACACTTAAAATCCCAGTCTAATTGGTTTTCCGCTAAACGATCACCTGTTTAATACAAagccaaattttaatattcttctataccaaatgataataatttaaatacttcaaaTTATACAGTGATGGACCATTAAAtggaattatattcaaatacataaaCGTAACATAAactatgtcataaaataattatgtatatgtcaccgtaagattacaaaaatcgttagattacaatctgacaagacagattgtaatctgtcgaaatattgtgaactgtgaaatatgagtgcaatttaacgcattatttttcgctatattgtaatctgTCGAAGTCAAactgttagattacaatctgtccCTAATTGGCCGGTCTTATTGTAAGAGCGACCAATCGTCACCGTTATTATTCGGTAGCTTACAATCTATCGaagtaaatttcagttaaattataaaaactctaacctaaccgaaatattatgaactatcgaaattatttatattttattgcaaattgaatAAACGTTCACAATCTATTACAATAGTTTACaaataatctaacggtatttgcaATTTTACGGTGAAATAATATGGCGGATGCCGGGGAGGCGGGGGGCACATAACGTTCAACCAATCAGCGCGCGAGATGCATTCCGTTCTACGCCAGTTCACAATTTACCCGCTTCCCAtcgatagattacaatatagcgaaaaataatgcgttaatatttcacggttcacaatatttcgacagtttacaatctgacgagatagattgtaatctaacgttttaatattacggtgacatatacataattaaaatatctgttaatCTGtccaatatatgtatgttcaaaatatattaaattagttaaactCTTTGTCTAAATAGAATTCTTTCAATTCgagtcatcatcatcctcctgccctaaCATCctaattttacttggggtcggcgcaacATCTCATCATTtcatccatccacatccatgctcaataccttcctcacaatatggtcctcattcctccgcataacatgcccatactaTGACAGTCGGTTTCCACAtaacttctcggttaccggtgccaatttcaaacttcctcttatgttctcattccttactctatccattcgcgtaacaccacacattcctttCAGCATTCttatctccgccacatgcaattgtctttcagtcatcccttttgtagcccaacactctgatccatatagaacagagATTAGTTCGAATTcgagtataaataatatttgacattacaCCAGAAGGCGTATGTAGGCGTATGCCGAAGTCTGTCATACGTATAAATTTAGCAAGACGTATAAATTGAAtagtgataataaaaaaatactgatagtaatttgattaactttaaaattaattggttGCTATGCTGGTTTAAGGTACAATGGGaatactcattttatttatttaccgataacCGTGCGATAATGGtatctttgaaataaatcgCTAAATCCAAGAAAGGCGAAGTCACCAGGAGTCTTGTGCTGGTCTACTTGCTTGAACACATCGCGGATAAACTCAGCCTCTTGCCGCGTATCCAAAATTGCGAGGTGACCACCCGCAGAGTAACAAGTTGAATACGCTTCGTGCCATTTTTGAGGCTCAATATGAGTAATGTAACACGTGCTGTTAGGACCTAACTTCCAacctataattttaaaaatatatttgtcactTAAAGTAGATAttaaggattttatttttatattccttgGGTTTTAAGctaaaatgttaacattttcaaatccagacaagcattaattttttatgtgcCAAATTTACCTATGTTTTAATCTATCTAGAGCTCGTCGATTCAGGAAAATATCTCGAAAAATTGTTTGTTATGATATCTCCAAAGAGTTTACAATCACTACATTTATGTGCAATAAATGTGTCGAACAAAATTCTAAAACATTCATTCATCCAGAAATCCTCAATTCGAATTGGAGGGCCATGGTCGAATAAACTACAACCCTCCTCCTCCTTACGAAGAAATTAGGCCTCTTCTtatcatacaattaaataaccAGATTTTTACGCAGgcccattatttatttatttttgtaaatataattatcaactattatctattgtttgttttattttgttttagtatcTAATTTGTTacgacttattttatatattaaccttATTTATCTAGtatgaaaaaaatcatttttttaaaataattagataatcaatttcaattaacataaaatcCATGAATTTgtattgtcataaaataatatttaatgtgggATAAAATAGAGTCTTACGTGCGTCATAAGTATCACATTCTGGATAATAAATCACATTCGAAGCCTTTATTTTACATGCAAATGGAAGTTGGTCTGAACACGGATGCACGAAGAGCCGACCATTTCGACGCGATGCTACACATCGACCAGCGCTGTGCATTGGTTGTTTCAGTTCCCACAACAATTCTAATATTGAGTCTTGTACATAACTccctaaaaacatttattgctaatgatataatataatttaatattataatatatatataatgatataattataattgatgtttTAAACCGTAGTTAAAAGTATTTCCGTTTTTATCCGTTAACGggcttcaataattttaaatatttttatttagtaatgacTTCGATTTTCACAGTAATCATCCCTACCGGTACCTGGGTAGTCGGGTAGGGCCCATGATTAAAGCTTACCTTTAATGGTAACAAATGTTCTCTCTGAATAAAAATCGTGAATGCCCACATAGACGCCTTCATATTTGGTGAGAATTGGAGCAATAAGCAGGGGTATGCTGTCAGCCTCGTCAAGGTTTGCTGGTACTAATAACTGAGTATTCTCCGCTTCACAGCGCATACGCGCTTGATACCAATTTACAGCTTCAGGGTGTAATTTGTAAAATGCGTCGAATGCCTTTTCATATCTGTAGTCCAATCGATAATTCGGCCTTTTTGACTCTGTTATTAGTTCATGGAGTACttctattatattactttaaatttaatttattcttagttaATTTTACGTTAACAGTTTAGgtctaaaattgaaattatatttttacatacaatgttattattgtattgtacaaAGTGCGCGAGAAATCTGCTCGTTCGCAGAGCATTTTGAGATTTTTAGCATCACATTTGATATCTTTATGTTCTactcatattttaattgaagtttttgttttttattactttgactTGTACCGTATGGATAATTACGATATATATAGGTGGTGGACTTCAAGTGACCGATTTGcttagttttttgttttcattaattcccataaaaataaaatatctttaattattttaattatatactttttaataatcgttaaaatcagaagaaaaatattgtgaaattcTAAACATCTACCTAATGTAAAATATAGgtagttatgtataatataaagatactaGATAATGTAGACAAAATTATACGCTGTCATTTAATGTGAGAGTTCAATGTCAttcagatttgttttttttttgtagaatcgAAAAAAGAACCAGATTTATTATCACtcgaatgtatattttataggtacctacctatattgtgtaacataatattagtaattatgtaTGCAGATTATACCCATTTAAcgacatatttgtaaatatacctacatatgatATTGAAGGAAaggtataaaatagtaaatttggTACCGGATTTTGCTTATCTACTAAATCTaagattcaaattaaattaaaaaataagactacctataaatgttata
This genomic window from Vanessa tameamea isolate UH-Manoa-2023 chromosome 5, ilVanTame1 primary haplotype, whole genome shotgun sequence contains:
- the LOC113392455 gene encoding lysosomal acid phosphatase-like; protein product: MEYENDDTWRRSSSPKEVSCHPIPKKSTTTAVIVLGLAVLSCLLGYCVLSETLPYESKTLRLVIIFFRHGARTPVTTYKSDPFKNYQWPDGLGSLTNAGKLQLYELGKKYRNYYANFIPEEYYEKEVYIKSSDKSRCMMSAYTFLAGLFPPSERQMWHPELAWQPIPVHSLPRHLDNVVAATKPCKVWKAMYNELLDEKNADPKFTEIFDYLSKYTNQTMRSVLDVDFLYSTLQTQQEAGLKLPEWTKNVFPHKMKVPFMLSLALLSYNSTLQKFHTGPLLGEIKQYLQESVNHINIDRSLYIYSGHDVNVVSLWRALGFEELLEPEYGASLAIELHEEVEQDNFFIRLFYRNNTKVEEPMELKLPFCNDPCTYEKFAEYIDLLVPHDWEIECHN
- the LOC113392459 gene encoding retinol dehydrogenase 12-like; amino-acid sequence: MPIFSGRCYSNVKLAGKTAVVTGCNTGIGKETVLDFYKRGARVIMACRSQEKAEATKVEIEQKCKDLSEKGDLIIEKCDLSSLNSVRQFSKKILDSEAQINILVNNAGVMMCPKGYTEDGFETQFGTNHLAHFLLTMLLIPRIKNSTPARIVTVSSKAHTRYGINFDDLNYEKRQYSAAEAYSQSKLANVLFSRELAAKLKENNIMGINTYSLHPGVIRTELGRHLDEVLFKGSRRMIGFVLYPFMKTPEQGAQTTIYCSVDEKCANETGLYYSDCEVTNPDRKALNDEHAKMLWEKSMELVKLNDYNPFTASDPGITRK
- the LOC113392473 gene encoding uncharacterized protein LOC113392473, with protein sequence MSCDCKPNMSEPQFLERNCLKEGSMSVPVSVNNLPQHWKEFACGGGAAFCNILISYPLNKLIFRQMMHGVEATFALNQLQKEGMAFLYRGMLPPLLQRSMSMSLMFGVYDECLQPLLDQKVNPYVAKTIAGVVAGCFEATLMPFERLQTLLIHPKYHKKFKNTAHATSHIARYYGIKEFYRGMIPILLRNGPSNAMFFIIRDEVKVRLPKQENMLYDSIQNFVAGASIGAFLSTLFYPLNVIKIAMQCELGGPHRTLIYEFNYILRKRGSKFTNFYHEVLHELITESKRPNYRLDYRYEKAFDAFYKLHPEAVNWYQARMRCEAENTQLLVPANLDEADSIPLLIAPILTKYEGVYVGIHDFYSERTFVTIKGSYVQDSILELLWELKQPMHSAGRCVASRRNGRLFVHPCSDQLPFACKIKASNVIYYPECDTYDARWKLGPNSTCYITHIEPQKWHEAYSTCYSAGGHLAILDTRQEAEFIRDVFKQVDQHKTPGDFAFLGFSDLFQRYHYRTVIGDRLAENQLDWDFKCPNNITSTDEERCGGFKRSGLLATGNCDIPSMFFCEKPASGTFKNRTILRNLSKTFSRKTPFEENDYFY